The genome window TCCCACTTAAGTCGTCGTATTTGATTTTGTAGGATTGTTCACGATAAATACCTTTTTGAAGGCCGATTATTTTCTCATCATAAAACTTATCGTCTGTGTTTTCGATGCTTGAAAAAGTAAAGTAGCTGTGCTCGAATACTGGAGAAGATGTAGGAAATGGGTCTGCAGAAGATGTTTCCTCTACGTCCACAGATTTAGCCTTTATTTTTTCAATTGCATCCAATATTAGATTTTTGTTCCTCCGATTTTCCCAGAAGCCTGTTAGAAATACTCCGTTCTTATTGATAATCCGAACGTACCAGTGTTTGATATAGCTCACAATATATATAACCATGCCTCCCAGGAATGCAATCTGTACGACCTTAAGCCAAAATGTATGGTTGTACAACCACTCCCAAAACAGACTAGAAATTAGGCTCGAGAGGAATATAGTAAAGAAGCCAAAGAGTCTTTCTTCTGTATGGGAATGGAAGTTGTAGTTGATTTCACCAACGTCTGAATATGAAAATTCAGATTGCCCCTCGTAGTTTAGTGATTTTGAGGTTATAACGGCTTTGTCGTCGTAAAATTCTTGTGTAACTTTTCCGAGATTTCGTAATGGATAAAACGACATAATCTTAATCATAACTTCCCTGCGCCTCCATTGTTTTCAGCAGGTGACAGTCACTTTTAAAGTGACTGTCACCTTGATGTTTTTACGCAACCTTCTTTACATTTAACCCGATGTCCGCCCCCTCCAGCGCGGACTGTGACCCAAGCACCACCACCGCATCGGACTTGGCGGCTTTTTCCAGTACCTCGCCGAAAGCGATGAAATCCTCGCCGTTCGTCGAAAGCACCTGGTTGCGGATCTTCTGGCGCATCTCGTCACTGCGTCCTGTTAAATACCGCATCAGTGATGTGTATCCCTTTGCGTCGGGTAGTTGGTAGGCGTCCAGTTCGCCGATGGCGGCAATCACGGCTTTCTTCAACTCGTTGTCCGAAAGACGCGCTGCGTCCAGTTTTTTCAAGAAGGCGGCGGCTTTGTCGTAATTCTCGATGGTGGCGGCGATGTTCGGGTCGCGGTACGAAAGGTAGGTGAACACGCCTGTCGCGTCGTCGAATTGCGCGAAAGCGCCGTACGCGCCGCCCTGCACACGGATTTTTTCCCACAGGTGCGTCATCCCCAGATAGCCGATGACCACCTGCGAAGAACCGTCGAATTCATAGCCCAGGTCATATAAATTTGCGCCTTTGCCAACATAACTGACCTGCGCGGGGATCGCCAAACCTTCCTTTTTGGTTTCAGGTTGGACGTTGAGTGGCGAAAGTTCCGCATCTTTCACGGGCAAGGCGAAGATGAAATTCTCAACATGCGGTTGAATGATCTTCCAGTTCGCTGCGTCGAGCGTCACGTTGGCGGTCAATGTCTTGCAGTTGATCAACGCCTCGCGCATCGCTTCCAGTTTTGCCAGCGCCTTCTTCCAATTCTTGTCCACGTCATGCGCGAGTTCGCGCAGCGCAAAGAGATAGCCGATGCCTTTCGTTTGGTCGGTTACCCAGCCCGCGCCGCCGAACTGCGAGCGCAGGCGCATGTTCGCAAAGCGGTGTCCCGCAGGCGCAAGCGCGGATTCCAGTTCCGCTTTTTCCTCCAACACGATCTGCTTGAAGCGTTCACGGTCGTCGAATTTGGTTGTCAGCAGGACGTCCCGCAAAATTCCCAGCATCTCGTTCGCCTGACCCACTGTGGACTTGCCGCGGATCATCAGCATCGCCCGCGTCTCTCTCGACGTTTGGGTTGTCAGGCTGACCGAGGAACCGTGGATTCCGCCCGTGCTTTTCCCGATCCGCTGGGACAGTTTGACGAAGTCCTCGGTTTCGGTCCCCATCTCGAACAGCGCGCGCGCGAAGATGTCCGTCAGCGGGAGCAAGTCCTGCGGCATGGCGCGCAGGTCGAAGGCAAGGTCAAGGTAAAAAATGCCGTTGGTGAAGATGTCGTGAAACAGCACTTTTGCATCCTGCACCTGGAGCTCTTCGATGGGAATGGTGCTGACGTGTTTATCCAGATCCTTCAACTCGAGCGTGGGGATGTTCGCCAGCGCTTCGGGTGAGTCGGGGGTCTCCTGCATTTTTTTGAGCTGCTTCGTATTTTTCACGTGCCTACAGAGGTCGTCTTCGCTCATCGTCTCGCGTGCGGATTTGAGTCGGGTTTGTTCCTGCTCTTCGAGACGCTGACCAAGTTCGGGGTCGGGTTTGAAGCGGATGATCGTCCGATGGACGTTATCCAGCAAATGAGTCTGGATCATCTTTTCGAAATAGCGCGGATCGGTCGCGAGTCGTGTCTTCAATTCACTGAGCGGCGCTTCGAAGGCGAGCAGTTTGAAGGCGTCGTCGTCGTGCAGCCAGGTGGTCAGGGCACGCAGCATGAGCGCGATGCCGCGCGGGAACGCGCCCGTGTTATTTTCGCGCAGGGCGAACTCGATGGTGTTGATGGATGCGGCGAGGGTATCGGGGTCGATCCCGCCGGTGACGAGTTTTTGCAGGGTGTCGAAGATCAGCTTCTCGATCTTCCTCGCGTGGCGTGCGCGTGTCCCTTTCAAGCCCGTCGAAAAGATCATCTCGCGCAGTTCGCTTTCGAGGCCGATGCCCGCCAGGTCTTCACCAAGACCCGAATCGGTCAGCGCTTTTTTGAGCGGCGACGCGGGCGTGCCGATCAGCGCGTGTGCCAGGATCTGAAAACTTAAGTTCAACACGGGGTCGGAGGTGTTGGGCAGTTTCCAGTTGACCGTGAAGTAATGTTTTTTATCAAGGTCTTCGCCTTCACTGGCGGCGTAGGCATATTCGATCTTCTTCGGGCGTTTGAACGGCTTGGCAGGCGGCACTGCCGATTTGACCTTTTTCCTTTTGTACGGCTTGAGATAGCTTTCCATCAGTTTGAGGCGCGCCTCGGGGTCGTCGTTTCCATAGAAGAAAATGAACGCGTTGGACGGATGGTAATAACTCTCCCAGAACGCGCGGAAGGTTTCGTAGGTCAGGTCAGGGATGGTCGCTGGGTCGCCGCCCGAGTCCACGCCGTAGATGTGCCTGGGGAACAGCGTTTCGATGACCACTTTTGCCAGCAGGTTTTCAGGTGACGAATACGCACCCTTCATTTCGTTGAAGACCACGCCCTTGTAGGTCAGCGGTTCGGTGGGATCGGCGATCTCGTAGTGCCAGCCTTCCTGCATCAAGGTCTGCTCGGTGATGCGCGGATGCAGGACAGCATCCATGTACACGTCGATCAGGTTGTAGAAATCTTTTTCGTTCTGGCTCGCCACGGGATAGCAGGTTTTATCGGGGAATGTGAACGCGTTGACGAAGGTCGCCAGTGAACCTTTCAGCAATTCCACGAACGGTTCCTTGACCGGGTACTTCTCCGAGCCGCCCAGCACCGAGTGCTCAAGGATGTGCGCCACGCCCGTCGAATCTTTTGGCGTGGTGCGGAAGTTGATGCTGAATACTTTGTTTTCATCTTCATTGATGACCGATAACAGCCGTGCACCCGTGCGCTTGTGCTCGTACAACTGCACCAGCGAGTTGATCTCGGGAATCTGCTGTTCCTTGATAAGGGTGAATGATTTGGACATGGGTTTCCTTTTGGTTTCAGGTTAAGGTCGAAGGTTTTCAACGTACAACATTCAACCTTGAACCTTCAAATTTTTCCTAAACTTTTCTCGTAACTCATTGATCGGCTTAAGTTTACCCCGTTCTGAATAAAACCACATTTCCCAGCCATTGGCGGGCGCATTGGATAGTTCCCTCGCCACAGCGTGGATCGAACCGATGAGTTTTCCGCATTTGATATGTCCATTGGCGAGGATGATGGCTTCGCGTTTGCCTTTTGCGAAGACGAGTTTCCCGCCCACCTTTAGGTATCCATTCTCGACCAGCGCCCCGAACGGTACCCGAACCTGATTCCGTTTCTCGGGCAGGTCCAACCCCTCAGCAGGCGCGGACTTGACCGCCGCGGTCCGTTTCTCTGCGATCTTGATATATTTTTTGTCGCGTTCGATGCCGATGAAATTCCGCCCAAGTTTCTTTGCCACCGCGCCCGTCGTACCGCTCCCGAAGAATGGATCAAGCACTACGTCGCCCGGGTTGGTGCTGGAGAGGATGACTCTGTACAGAAGGGCTTCAGGTTTCTGGGTGGGGTGGGCCTTCGTCCCGTTGGTTTTGAGACGTTCCTTTCCCGTTGCCAATGGGATGACCCAATCACTGCGCATTTGCAGGTCATCGTTCAGGGCTTTCATCGCCTTGTGGTTGAAGGTGTATTTCGCGCCTTTTTCCTTTTGCGCCCACAGCATGGTCTCGTGCGCGTTGGTGAAACGCACGCCACGGAAGTTCGGCATGGGATTGGTTTTCAGCCAGATGACATCGTTGAGAATCCAAAATCCCAAGTCCTGCATGATCGCACCGACGCGGAAAATGTTGTGATACGAGCCAATGACCCAGATCGTACCCGTCTCTTTCAATACCCTTCGGCTAGCGCGTAGCCAATTGAGCGTAAACTCATCATACTCGGCAAAACTCGAAAACTTATCCCAGCGATTGTTGACCGCATCCACTTTGGTATTGTTCGGGCGGTACAGGTCATTTTGCAGTTGCAGATTGTACGGCGGATCGGCAAATACCAAACCCACCGAATTCTCGGGCAGGGAATTGAGTATCTTGATGCAGTCGCCTTGCAGGATCTGGTTGAGGGGGAGGGTCATAGTAGCCATCCCTTCTCAATGGTTTTTGCTTGCTTAATGAAGAAGGTTTTGACCGTTTGCCAATCAACAGATTTTAGTAAAACAGGATTTGTTTCTTCTTCGGCATTATCGAAGAATACAAAACGTTTTGTGACCTGAACTTCAAAATCTCTAACAGAAGGATATTTTTGGGTGGATAAGTCTAATAATTTTCGCAAAGTGATTTGTTGACATATAAAATACAGATCATAAAAATCTTTGCGGGAGGCGCGTGCTAGTAAGGCGTCAAACTTCATTAGTGCAATATCTTCAATATTGGCGAGGCGAACATTCCCAACCGTGATAAGCGGAGAAACTAATGAATACCCGTATCCATAAAAACCAACGCGTACATCATTGACGAGGTAAACAAGATTTCCCCATGATGAATCGCTTAAGTTGAATTGAAATGGGGTAAGTGCCTTTTCGATGACATTTCGAATGGAAGGAATATCTTCTGATGGTGAAAAGAAGTCAAGATCAACTGATAAACGATGTCCGATTTGAAGTGATAAAGCTGTTCCGCCAGCAAGATAAAAACTGGAGGCAAGATCAGATTGCATGAATCCTTCCAACACTTCCCGCATGGGGTTGGATATGGTGTTCCAGAATATTTGTTTCATGAAGGAATATCCAACACGATTTCCCAAAATCTACGATGAGGCTGCGGAAGTTTATCCTTCCCGAATTTCTTGACCCATGCTGAAACCTGCTCTTGAGCGTATGCCCCAAATAGCCACTTAATTTCCGCTCGATTTCCGAACTGTAAAACTCTCTCGATGATGATATGAGCATCTATATCAGGATTTAACTTGGAAAAATCATACTCCTGAAAGAAAGGCGCTAGGGAGGAGGGGATACTATTCACAGCCCAAATTATACCCGGCACGGACTTCTCCTCAACAGCCCCTTTAATCGGCTACAATTCGCCTTCATGAAATCATCCACAAGGCTTTTTACATGGCATTGATCAGCGTGCAGGAGGTCAGCATTGGCTTCGGCGGGCAGAAGCTCCTGGAGGATGTCAGTTTCCAGATCGAGCGCGGCGAACGCGTCGGCTTGTTGGGGCGCAACGGCATGGGCAAGTCCACGCTGTTGAAGATGCTCAACGACGATTTCATGCCGCACACAGGTGTCATCGCCCGTCAGCAAAATACGCGCGTTGCCTATCTCCCGCAGGACGTGCCTCTAAACCTTGAAGGACGCATCGCGGACATTATTGCTTCGGGCTTGATCGATTCCGATTTCGCCGAAGACGAACACCATTGGAAGCGCGACAATCAAGTGCAGAAAACCATCTCGCTGATGGAACTCGACGGCGATGCCCGCTTTGAAACTTTGTCTGCTGGAATGAAGCGCCGCGTCATTCTTGCCCGCGGCTTGGTCTGCAACCCAGACTTTTTACTGCTCGACGAACCCACCAACCACCTCGACATCCAAGCCATTGATTGGCTCGAAGATTTTCTCAAGCGCTGGGGCGGCACACTGTTATTCGTCACGCACGACCGCGTCTTTTTGCAGAAACTCGCCACCCGTATCATCGAACTGGATCGTGGCAAGGTTTACGATTGGGCGTGCGATTACCCGACTTTCCTCGAACGCAAGGAAGCCATGCTTGATGCCGAGCAAACCCGGAACGCCGTTTTCGATAAAAAACTTGCGCAGGAAGAGCAATGGATTCGCAAGGGCATCGAAGCGCGCCGTACCCGCAACGAGGGACGTGTCCGCGCCTTGAAGCGTTTGCGTCAGGCGCGCACAGAACGGCGCGAGCTACTCGGCAAGGTAAAGATGCAGATCGGCTCCAAGAAGCGTTCGGGCAGGCTGGTCATTGAAGCCGAGAATGTCAGTTATGCCTACAGTGAGAAACCCATCATCCGCGATTTCACCACCACCATTCAGCGCGGCGACAAGATCGGTATCGTCGGTGCGAATGGTTCGGGCAAGACCACGCTGCTTAAATTACTCATGGGGCAACTCCAACCGCAGGCAGGCGAAGTCCGTCATGGCACAAACCTCGACATCGTGTATTTCGACCAACTCCGCACCCAACTCGACGAATCGAAATCCGTGCTTGATAACGTCGGGCAGGGACGCGACACCGTCACTATCAACGGGCGCACGCGCAACCTGATGGGCTATCTCGAAGATTTCCTCTTCACGCGCGACCGCGTCCGCGCGCCCATCACTGCGCTTTCGGGCGGCGAGCGTAACCGTCTTCTGCTTGCGCGTCTTTTCGCCATGCCCGCCAATCTGATCATCCTCGACGAGCCTACCAACGACCTCGACATCGAAACGCTCGAGATCCTCGAAGACCTGCTGCTCGATTACGAAGGCACGCTCCTGCTTGTCAGCCACGACCGCGCCTTTCTCAATAACATCGTCACCAGCACGTTGATTCTGGATGGCTCTGGCGATGTAAAAGAATTTATTGGCGGATACGAAGACTGGCAAAGACAATTGGATGAAGCCCTCGCCTCGCCCGTCCCTGCTTTGCAGGGGATACCTAACACTAAGCTTGTCTCAATAACCCAAACCGAATCCAAGCCTGATGCGAAATCTCGCAAGTTAAGTTACAACGAAAAACGCGAACTCGAAAAACTTCCCAAACGCATCGAAGCGCTTGAAACTGAATTACATGAATTGAATCAAAAAATGGAATCTCCTTCCTTCTATCAACAGGAAGGTTCGCTCATCACCCAGGCTGTCGAGCGGCTGGAACAGATTCACAAAGAACTCTCCCAAGCCTACGAGCGCTGGGGAGAGTTGGACGGATAACGTGTGATTTTTTGAAAAAGTTTTCTCGAAAATATTTACATGACATGAAAGTCTTTTGTTATGTATAGCAGTAAAGCACACGTGCAGATAAATGCCGCAACAAATATGCTAATTAGAATTATTGCGAATTTCCCATCTGTCTGTGCGATTTTGTTTTTCAGTATGGGTGTAAATGAAATTATTGCGTAAGTTGAGCTTGTGAGGATTGCGGGGATGCAGAGACTCCCACAGCAAACGTATATGGTCAATGCAAAACCTGACATATCCATTTTTTCTCGCTTGGCTTTATTTTTTAGTATCCTTTTTTATTGTGGCTCAGCGTTTAAAAATCTGAATAGACCTCTTGCATAAGTGTGCCATAATAGGCACATGAACTATAAGACAATCGCACATCTCAAAGGTAGTGACTTCAAACGGCTAACTGGCGTCCAGCGCGAAACCTTCGAGCAGATGCTCACAGTCATTGAGAAAGGGCTGCGAGACTTCGGGAGACCGCCAAAACTGAGCCGAGCCGATCAGTTGTTGATGACCTTGATGTACTGGCGAGAATATCGCACAGAATTTCATATTGCGCAATCCTATGGTGTCAGTGAAGCAACCGTTTGCCGCACCATTCGCAAGGTAGAGGAGGCCTTAGTCCGTTCAAAAAAGTTTCGTTTGCCTGGCAAAAAGGCACTCCAAGCCAGTGACACGGTGTTCGAGGTAGTGCTGGTTGATGTCAGCGAACAGCCAGTGGAACGTCCAAAAAAAGCCAAAAACGGCATTACAGTGGCAAAAAGAAGCGTCACACCCAAAAAGCGCAGGTGATGGCTGATCGAAAAAGTACCCAAATCATAACCACCGCCTTTAGTCATGGAAGCAAACACGACTTCCAACTGTTCAAAGACGATGCCTGTGAGTTCTCTGAACATCTGCGTATTCTGGCAGATGCGGGCTATCAAGGATTGATGGAGTTTCATCAGAACAGTCAAACACCCTTCAAGAAATCCAAATACCATGCTCTGACGAAACGAGAGAAACAGAGCAATCGAAGCTTGGCACGGAAACGGATTGTGATTGAGCATATATTCCGTAAGTTGAAAGTGTTTCGCATTTTGAGCGAGAGGTATCGCAATCGTAGAAAGAGATTTGCTTTGCGCTTCAACCTGATTGCTGCTATTTACAACCTTGAACTCAACTCAATTTGACTTTTGCAAGAGGTCTATTATCTAATTTTCAACACAATTTTCCCAAACTGTTCGCCATGTTCGTATCTCGCGTACGCATCGCGTGCCTGTTCCAGCGGATAGACCGAATCGACGATCGGCGTCAACTTCCCGCTGAAAACGTGCTCCATCATCTCGCGGAAGTCATTGAGACTGCCCATCGTCGAGCCGATATGCGTTTGCTCGTTCCAAAACAGCAGGGATAGGTTGGTGGTGGCTTCACGTCCCGTCGTGCGCCCGTAGGTGACGATGCGCCCGCCCTTGCGCAGGATTCTCTGACTGTCGGGCCAGGTCGTTGCGCCAACATTTTCCACAACAAGATCCACGCCGCGTCCATTGGTGAGACTTCTCACTTCATCAAATGGACTCCCGGCTTTGCGGTTTACGGCGAAGTCCGCGCCTGCGAGACGGGCTTTCTCCATCTTCTCTTCGGAACTGGTGATGACGAAGACGCGCGCCCCAATCATTTTGCTTATCTGGATCGCCGCCACAGCCACACCGCCGCTTCCTCCCAGCACCAGGACATCTTCCCCCTTTTGCACTTTCGCGCGTGTGACCAATGCCCGCCATGCAGTTTGATACGCCAGCGGAGCCGCCGCCGCTGTGACGAAGTCAAAGCCGGCGGGGATGCGCATGAGTTTGTCGGCGTTCGCGGCGATGAATTCAGCATTGCCGCCGTGTCCGTTTGAGCCAAGGATGTCGTAATCGTTGCACAGGGTGACGCCACCTCTCAAGCAATATTCGCACGTTTCGCACGAGAGTGACGGGTTGACTACAACGGCATCGCCGATCTTCCAATCTTTTACATCCGGTGCGACCTCAGCAACCACGCCCGAAATATCCGAACCCGTCCACATGGGGAATTTATAGCTCCCATCGTCCGGTCCATGCAATGACCATAGCTCCAGGTGATTGAACGCGCTGGCATGCACGCGGATCAATACCTGTCCCGCACGGATCTTTGGCTCAGGCACTTCGGCTATTTGAATTTTGGATGCGTCTCCACATTCGTAAAATACAGCGGCTTTCATAGGGTTCCTTTTTGGAGTCAGTCAGCTTGCTGACGCAATTCGGGAGCATACCGCTATGCGGCACATAGCTCCCTGAATCCATATTCACTATTTGTAAATATCCTCATCATCCAGCGGGATGGGCGGCGGGGAATTTAGATCATAATCCCACACACCGCCTTCCTTCATCGCGGATGCCACATCGTAGGGCGTGGGCTGGAATTCGTAGTTCTGTGCTTCCATAAACTCAAGGATGAGTTTATGCGGCGGTTTTTCGACCTTGAAACTTTTTTGCACACGGTTCAGAAAAAACTTGGCGCTTTCGTTGGAGATCTGAAATATCCGCGCGATCTCTTCAAACGGCTTGACCTTATCCTTCATTTCAAGGCTTCCAGCGCGCGCTTTGCCAGTATCGCAGCGACATCCATGCGGTATTCGGCGGATGCCCATTCATCCGTCGCTTCGTGATAGGTGTTTTTCGCAGCTTCCTGAATTCCGTCCGCTTCGGTGCCGTCCATCGCCAACAGCGGATTTTTTCCATATCCGCCGAGCGTCAAGCGCGTGCGGCCCGAATTCCATTGTGCCAGTGCTGCGCAGACCAACGGCTTGTCGGCGGGAGTCCTCGAGACAAATTCAAACGCGGTTTTGACATTGAGCGGGATGCTGATGGATGTGATCAATCCCTTCGGGCGGGTGAGAATGAATTCCCCGATACTCGATGTTCGAGATTCGGTTTTCGAAGTATCGAATATCGTCATCTCGATTTTCGCATCCATCGCCAGCAGCATTGTGACGAAAGTGGAACGCCCGTCGCTTGCGACAATCGTCCCTGCAACCGTGGCAATGTTTCGCAAATTCAAGGGTACCTCAAGTTTTAGCGCGTTTTTTAACGATTCAAAGCAATGTTTGGATTCGAGCAAACTCTGCAATGTGCAAGTCGCTCCGATTTTCAATTCATTGCCGTTGACGCGGATCGAATCCAGCCCGAGATGCTGAAGATCCACGACGGAAACAGGGTCAGTCGTCGGCTGGGAAAGAAGCGTCCCGCCGCCAAGAGGGACGGTGCTTGGCTGGGTCAGAAGAGTCAGGGCTTCATCGAGAGTCTGTGGACGGTGATAGGTTGTGATCATGATGCCTCCATGCTGATTATATTATTACGCGGCGGGGTCGGGGTAGACCTTCCAGCCCAGTTCGTCCAAACGCGACATGTCGAATTGCTCCTGCGGGACGTTGACGTGCATGCCCGTACCCTCGGCAAGCAGTTCGTTCGTTTCGGCGTCGTAAATGCCCGCCCAAGCCTCGGCAATTTTCCCTTTGCTTTTTCCAACCTTGCCGACAATTCTCAACAATTTTCCAATGGGAACATTTTTGCGATACTTTACTTCGAGCTTGCCCGTGAACATGAAACGCGGATTATTCGGATCGCTGCCCATGTGTGCCCGCCCGCTGATTTCATCGATGAGCGCGGCGACGATGCCGCCATGCAAAACACCGGGGTACCCTTGAAAGTGATCGGGTGCAATGTATTGCGTTTCGACAACCCCGGGCCCGGTTTCATAAATATGCAAATGCAACCCTGCGGGGTTTTCCAATCCGCAAATAAAGCAATGACGCGAGTTCGGTTGTTTTATTTTTTGCATGATGACGATTATACTCTGGACATGTCCCAACCCAAAATTTTTATCACCCGCCTCATCCCCGACCTGGGGTTGAATCTCGTCAAGGAGCATTTCCCTTCCCCCGACATTTGGACTCACGACCTGCCCCCGACCCGTGAGCAATTGCTCGAAAAAGTCCGCGGCGTGGACGGTCTGCTCTGCCTGCTCACCGAGCGCGTGGATACAGAATTAATGGACGCCGCAGGTCCACAATTAAAGGCCATCTCCAGCATGTCGGTCGGTGTGGATCACATTGACGTCGCCGAAGCCACCAAACGCGGAATTCCCGTCGGCAACACACCTGGCGTTCTCACCGATGCCACCGCCGACCAGGCCTTTGCATTATTGCTCGCCGCCGCGCGCCGCGTGGTGGAAGGCGTGGATTACATCCGCAGCGGGCAGTGGACCACGTGGCACCCGCAGCTCCTGCTCGGCGCGGATCTGGTCGGCGCGACGCTTGGGATCGTGGGTTTTGGGCGCATTGGTCAGGCCGTTGCCAGACGTGCTCAGGGATTCGATATGCGCATCATTTTTTACGACCTGACCGCTGAACCCGCCTATGGTGCGCAATTCGTTGACCTTGATACCCTTTTACGCGAATCGGATTTTGTTTCCCTGCATGTGCCGCTTACACACGAAACAAAACATTTGGTAAACGCAGACTTTCTCTCGAAGATGAAACCGGATGCCATTCTCGTCAATACCACGCGCGGCGGCGTGGTGGATCAAACTGCGTTATACAACGTGCTGAAATCCAAACAAATATTCGCCGCCGCGCTGGATGTCACCGATCCCGAGCCTTTGCCCATGAACTCCCCGCTCCTGGAATTGGATAACTGCATCATCGTACCGCATCTCGGCAGTGCCAGCAAATGGACGCGCGGCCAAATGTCGAGACTGGCGGCAGAGAATTTGATCGCAGGGCTAAAAGGCGAGCGTTTGCCGAATAGTGCGAACCCTGAAGTATATGGTTGATGTTATTGCGGGGAGCGGAGCGACGAAGCAATGGCAAGGCTTACTTCTCTCCCCAGTGAATCGCGATCGTCCCGAACATCAAGCGTTTGAAACCCACATTTTTAAATCCCGCTTGCGTAAGCTGTGAGGCCATGTCTTCTGCGGTGACAAATCCCTCGGTGGTTTCGGGCAGGTAGCGGTAGGCGTCGCTCGCGCCTGTGATCAGCCTGCCGAGGACGGGGATGATGACATGCATGTGAAGCCAGATGAACGGCGACAGGATGTTCTTCCCCGGGCGGGTGGTGTCGAGAATGACGATGCGCCCGCCGTTTTTGAGGATGCGGTACTGCTCCAGGATGGCTTCGTTCAGATTGATGACGTTGCGCATCAAAAAGCCAGAGATGACGGCGTCGAAACTGGCATCCTCGAAGGGCAGGCGCAGGGCATCGGCGGCGGAGAAATCGAGGGTGCGGTTCCGCTTCCCGACGCGCATCATCTCCAACGTGAAGTCCGAAGCGATGACGCGGGCGTGGGGGAACTGCATCCGCGCCTCGCGGGCCAGATCGCCGGTGCCCGTTCCCAGGTCCAGTAAAGAGGCGGAGTTCGATATCCGTGCGAGTTGGATGACCTGCTTCCGCCAGCGGACATCCTGCCCGCCCGTCATCA of Anaerolineales bacterium contains these proteins:
- a CDS encoding insulinase family protein; this encodes MSKSFTLIKEQQIPEINSLVQLYEHKRTGARLLSVINEDENKVFSINFRTTPKDSTGVAHILEHSVLGGSEKYPVKEPFVELLKGSLATFVNAFTFPDKTCYPVASQNEKDFYNLIDVYMDAVLHPRITEQTLMQEGWHYEIADPTEPLTYKGVVFNEMKGAYSSPENLLAKVVIETLFPRHIYGVDSGGDPATIPDLTYETFRAFWESYYHPSNAFIFFYGNDDPEARLKLMESYLKPYKRKKVKSAVPPAKPFKRPKKIEYAYAASEGEDLDKKHYFTVNWKLPNTSDPVLNLSFQILAHALIGTPASPLKKALTDSGLGEDLAGIGLESELREMIFSTGLKGTRARHARKIEKLIFDTLQKLVTGGIDPDTLAASINTIEFALRENNTGAFPRGIALMLRALTTWLHDDDAFKLLAFEAPLSELKTRLATDPRYFEKMIQTHLLDNVHRTIIRFKPDPELGQRLEEQEQTRLKSARETMSEDDLCRHVKNTKQLKKMQETPDSPEALANIPTLELKDLDKHVSTIPIEELQVQDAKVLFHDIFTNGIFYLDLAFDLRAMPQDLLPLTDIFARALFEMGTETEDFVKLSQRIGKSTGGIHGSSVSLTTQTSRETRAMLMIRGKSTVGQANEMLGILRDVLLTTKFDDRERFKQIVLEEKAELESALAPAGHRFANMRLRSQFGGAGWVTDQTKGIGYLFALRELAHDVDKNWKKALAKLEAMREALINCKTLTANVTLDAANWKIIQPHVENFIFALPVKDAELSPLNVQPETKKEGLAIPAQVSYVGKGANLYDLGYEFDGSSQVVIGYLGMTHLWEKIRVQGGAYGAFAQFDDATGVFTYLSYRDPNIAATIENYDKAAAFLKKLDAARLSDNELKKAVIAAIGELDAYQLPDAKGYTSLMRYLTGRSDEMRQKIRNQVLSTNGEDFIAFGEVLEKAAKSDAVVVLGSQSALEGADIGLNVKKVA
- a CDS encoding DNA methyltransferase, producing MATMTLPLNQILQGDCIKILNSLPENSVGLVFADPPYNLQLQNDLYRPNNTKVDAVNNRWDKFSSFAEYDEFTLNWLRASRRVLKETGTIWVIGSYHNIFRVGAIMQDLGFWILNDVIWLKTNPMPNFRGVRFTNAHETMLWAQKEKGAKYTFNHKAMKALNDDLQMRSDWVIPLATGKERLKTNGTKAHPTQKPEALLYRVILSSTNPGDVVLDPFFGSGTTGAVAKKLGRNFIGIERDKKYIKIAEKRTAAVKSAPAEGLDLPEKRNQVRVPFGALVENGYLKVGGKLVFAKGKREAIILANGHIKCGKLIGSIHAVARELSNAPANGWEMWFYSERGKLKPINELREKFRKNLKVQG
- a CDS encoding nucleotidyl transferase AbiEii/AbiGii toxin family protein; protein product: MKQIFWNTISNPMREVLEGFMQSDLASSFYLAGGTALSLQIGHRLSVDLDFFSPSEDIPSIRNVIEKALTPFQFNLSDSSWGNLVYLVNDVRVGFYGYGYSLVSPLITVGNVRLANIEDIALMKFDALLARASRKDFYDLYFICQQITLRKLLDLSTQKYPSVRDFEVQVTKRFVFFDNAEEETNPVLLKSVDWQTVKTFFIKQAKTIEKGWLL
- a CDS encoding ATP-binding cassette domain-containing protein yields the protein MALISVQEVSIGFGGQKLLEDVSFQIERGERVGLLGRNGMGKSTLLKMLNDDFMPHTGVIARQQNTRVAYLPQDVPLNLEGRIADIIASGLIDSDFAEDEHHWKRDNQVQKTISLMELDGDARFETLSAGMKRRVILARGLVCNPDFLLLDEPTNHLDIQAIDWLEDFLKRWGGTLLFVTHDRVFLQKLATRIIELDRGKVYDWACDYPTFLERKEAMLDAEQTRNAVFDKKLAQEEQWIRKGIEARRTRNEGRVRALKRLRQARTERRELLGKVKMQIGSKKRSGRLVIEAENVSYAYSEKPIIRDFTTTIQRGDKIGIVGANGSGKTTLLKLLMGQLQPQAGEVRHGTNLDIVYFDQLRTQLDESKSVLDNVGQGRDTVTINGRTRNLMGYLEDFLFTRDRVRAPITALSGGERNRLLLARLFAMPANLIILDEPTNDLDIETLEILEDLLLDYEGTLLLVSHDRAFLNNIVTSTLILDGSGDVKEFIGGYEDWQRQLDEALASPVPALQGIPNTKLVSITQTESKPDAKSRKLSYNEKRELEKLPKRIEALETELHELNQKMESPSFYQQEGSLITQAVERLEQIHKELSQAYERWGELDG
- a CDS encoding IS5 family transposase (programmed frameshift); protein product: MNYKTIAHLKGSDFKRLTGVQRETFEQMLTVIEKGLRDFGRPPKLSRADQLLMTLMYWREYRTEFHIAQSYGVSEATVCRTIRKVEEALVRSKKFRLPGKKALQASDTVFEVVLVDVSEQPVERPKKGQKRHYSGKKKRHTQKAQVMADRKSTQIITTAFSHGSKHDFQLFKDDACEFSEHLRILADAGYQGLMEFHQNSQTPFKKSKYHALTKREKQSNRSLARKRIVIEHIFRKLKVFRILSERYRNRRKRFALRFNLIAAIYNLELNSI
- a CDS encoding zinc-binding dehydrogenase, whose product is MKAAVFYECGDASKIQIAEVPEPKIRAGQVLIRVHASAFNHLELWSLHGPDDGSYKFPMWTGSDISGVVAEVAPDVKDWKIGDAVVVNPSLSCETCEYCLRGGVTLCNDYDILGSNGHGGNAEFIAANADKLMRIPAGFDFVTAAAAPLAYQTAWRALVTRAKVQKGEDVLVLGGSGGVAVAAIQISKMIGARVFVITSSEEKMEKARLAGADFAVNRKAGSPFDEVRSLTNGRGVDLVVENVGATTWPDSQRILRKGGRIVTYGRTTGREATTNLSLLFWNEQTHIGSTMGSLNDFREMMEHVFSGKLTPIVDSVYPLEQARDAYARYEHGEQFGKIVLKIR